A portion of the Trichoplusia ni isolate ovarian cell line Hi5 chromosome 12, tn1, whole genome shotgun sequence genome contains these proteins:
- the LOC113499684 gene encoding DNA repair protein RAD51 homolog 3 isoform X1 produces the protein MNSFKICNATELWQRETNLPSVATFSQNLDNMLGTAGVQLGSITELLGLPGSGKTQLCLQLCASVQIPKELGGLDAEALYIDTNTHFTISRFREILSASLLRCQNILEEPLQVTEDEALDKLHYVNAFGLEKFCAFMYMLPKFIAEHPNVRLIAVDSISYPFKEGISTKQRTGLLFRLMADLQRLAVENQIAVVLTNEMSTRVGLSTGAVVGSLGDAWAHRCNTRVLLSTPHLHTDVSDGTHRLALLLKSNVAASSVAPFQVMYEFNVVGTDNDFKSMLGYAMGVGSNGSMTGCKFAF, from the exons ATGAATTCGTTTAAAATATGCAATGCTACTGAGCTATGGCAG AGAGAGACTAACCTGCCGTCTGTAGCAACCTTCAGCCAAAATTTAGATAATATGTTAGGTACAGCTGGAGTGCAATTAGGAAGCATTACTGAACTACTAGGATTGCCTGGTTCTGGTAAAACTCAATTATG TTTACAACTATGTGCGTCAGTCCAAATACCAAAAGAACTAGGTGGACTTGATGCAGAGGCATTATACATAGATACTAATACTCACTTTACAATATCAAGATTTCGAG AAATCCTAAGTGCAAGTCTACTCCGATGCCAAAATATACTGGAAGAACCACTACAGGTCACAGAAGATGAAGCTCTGGACAAACTACATTATGTGAATGCTTTCGGTCTTGAGAAGTTCTGCGCTTTTATGTATATGCTGCCTAAATTTATTGCAGAACATCCAAAT GTGAGACTAATAGCTGTAGACTCAATTTCATATCCTTTCAAAGAGGGTATATCTACAAAGCAGAGAACTGGACTACTGTTCAGATTGATGGCAGATCTGCAGAGGCTAGCTGTGGAAAATCAAATAGct GTAGTATTAACAAACGAGATGAGTACTCGCGTGGGATTATCGACTGGCGCCGTTGTAGGCTCGCTGGGCGATGCGTGGGCGCACCGCTGCAACACCCGCGTCTTGCTCTCCACACCGCACTTACATACTGATGTCAGTGATGGTACTCACAGGCTCGCCTTGTTGCTCAAGAGTAATGTTGCTGCAAGTTCTGTCGCTCCGTTTCAGGTAATGTATGAATTCAATGTCGTAGGTACCGATAATGATTTTAAGAGTATGTTGGGTTATGCGATGGGAGTTGGGAGTAATGGGTCAATGACCGGTTGCAAGTTTGCTTTCTAA
- the LOC113499684 gene encoding DNA repair protein RAD51 homolog 3 isoform X2 → MNSFKICNATELWQRETNLPSVATFSQNLDNMLGTAGVQLGSITELLGLPGSGKTQLCLQLCASVQIPKELGGLDAEALYIDTNTHFTISRFREILSASLLRCQNILEEPLQVTEDEALDKLHYVNAFGLEKFCAFMYMLPKFIAEHPNVRLIAVDSISYPFKEGISTKQRTGLLFRLMADLQRLAVENQIAVVLTNEMSTRVGLSTGAVVGSLGDAWAHRCNTRVLLSTPHLHTDVSDGTHRLALLLKSNVAASSVAPFQITAEGIRDVE, encoded by the exons ATGAATTCGTTTAAAATATGCAATGCTACTGAGCTATGGCAG AGAGAGACTAACCTGCCGTCTGTAGCAACCTTCAGCCAAAATTTAGATAATATGTTAGGTACAGCTGGAGTGCAATTAGGAAGCATTACTGAACTACTAGGATTGCCTGGTTCTGGTAAAACTCAATTATG TTTACAACTATGTGCGTCAGTCCAAATACCAAAAGAACTAGGTGGACTTGATGCAGAGGCATTATACATAGATACTAATACTCACTTTACAATATCAAGATTTCGAG AAATCCTAAGTGCAAGTCTACTCCGATGCCAAAATATACTGGAAGAACCACTACAGGTCACAGAAGATGAAGCTCTGGACAAACTACATTATGTGAATGCTTTCGGTCTTGAGAAGTTCTGCGCTTTTATGTATATGCTGCCTAAATTTATTGCAGAACATCCAAAT GTGAGACTAATAGCTGTAGACTCAATTTCATATCCTTTCAAAGAGGGTATATCTACAAAGCAGAGAACTGGACTACTGTTCAGATTGATGGCAGATCTGCAGAGGCTAGCTGTGGAAAATCAAATAGct GTAGTATTAACAAACGAGATGAGTACTCGCGTGGGATTATCGACTGGCGCCGTTGTAGGCTCGCTGGGCGATGCGTGGGCGCACCGCTGCAACACCCGCGTCTTGCTCTCCACACCGCACTTACATACTGATGTCAGTGATGGTACTCACAGGCTCGCCTTGTTGCTCAAGAGTAATGTTGCTGCAAGTTCTGTCGCTCCGTTTCAG ATCACTGCTGAGGGTATAAGGGATgtcgaataa